The nucleotide window AGGCTGTTGACGCTGATCGCAGCGTCATGCGTTTGCGAATGGTCAGCCGGTTCGTGTGTGGAGGTCATCGTGGGACTCTTGGCAGGTGTCGATCAGTTCGAGAAGGCGCGCGCGCTGGCGCTCCAGTTCGTCGCGCAGGCGGGCGGGGGCCGCGGCGGTTGCGATCAGCGTGCAGACCGGTTCGCCGGCCGCGATGCGTACGCCGGGCTGCGGAACGTCGCGGCACCACGGCGCGGCGAACAGGGTGTCGCTGAGGCGCTGCGTGACGGCGAAGCTGCGCGGGGCGAACGCGACGCGTTGGGCAGCGTAGCGTTGCGGCGCGACTCCTGACGCAGCGTTGAGCGACTGCGGCAAGCGGCCCTTCAGACACGCGTCGATATGACAGGCGAGCAAACCATGCGGCCACATCGCGGGCGATGCGATTTCATAAAGCGCGGCGGTCGACGAAGGGCGCGCATTGATTTCGAGCACGCTGGTCGTGTCGTTGCCGTTTAGCAGGAAGTCGATGCTGTTCATGCCGACGAGCCCGGTCTTCGCGACGATTGCTTGCACGATCGCATCGATGCGCGATGCAACGGGCGGCGGCACGTCGATTGGACCGAGCGAGCCGGTGTGGACGAACGGCAGCGCGCCGTGCGAGACGGTCAGCTGTTCGGCGAAACCGACGATCACGGCTTTGCCGCCCGCAGCGATAAAGAGCGCGGACATCGAACGGCCCGCAGCGATTCGCTGGAAGTAGACCGGCGGCGTCGCGGCGGCATCGGATGCACACGATGCGAATTCACTTGCTGCCCGA belongs to Paraburkholderia sp. SOS3 and includes:
- a CDS encoding ATP-grasp domain-containing protein — encoded protein: MQARLPARPSSARASARPYARAYDIRVPFVAIAGLSARLFTESAAQARLNVAALDLFGDRDTRQRAKVWLDVGGEGLSVDRDKLFEALARVARLPRMLGLIAGSGLEPFARELHERAGMPRFIGNDMHAIEAVREPTRFFALLDELCVEHPEVSLTRPVDARGWLEKRADGCGGTHIRAASEFASCASDAAATPPVYFQRIAAGRSMSALFIAAGGKAVIVGFAEQLTVSHGALPFVHTGSLGPIDVPPPVASRIDAIVQAIVAKTGLVGMNSIDFLLNGNDTTSVLEINARPSSTAALYEIASPAMWPHGLLACHIDACLKGRLPQSLNAASGVAPQRYAAQRVAFAPRSFAVTQRLSDTLFAAPWCRDVPQPGVRIAAGEPVCTLIATAAAPARLRDELERQRARLLELIDTCQESHDDLHTRTG